Proteins from one Rosa chinensis cultivar Old Blush chromosome 7, RchiOBHm-V2, whole genome shotgun sequence genomic window:
- the LOC112175852 gene encoding probable pectinesterase/pectinesterase inhibitor 51 → MSTRVFLLTLALCISLSSASASAARFPSIPKPTATAAVSPIQQACKSTRFPDTCRASLTKKIHDLPPNPTPLQTLQLALNVSSDGLNTAKKMVSDILKTAAGSQNRTTAAKNCLDFLQNSEYRISLTNDGLSSGRTKTARAAMSSALMYQYDCWSAFKYANDTQLVVSTMSFINDTLTVDSSNALSMIFSYENFGNDTKSWTPPKTERDGFWEPVTPGSHKSPPELSIPKNLMADVTVCKDKGVKCYRTIQEAVNAAPENSDKKFVIQINAGVYEEIVKVPLGKRNVVFLGQGMGKTVITGSLFVGQPGISTYNSATVGVYGDGFMARDVTFQNTAGPDAQQEVHQAVAFRSDSDHSIIENCEFLGHQDTLYAHGNRQFYKSCKIQGNVDFIFGNSAAIFEGCTILIAPRQVNPEKGEKNAVTAHGRTDPAQATGFVFRNCFINGTEEYMKLYNINPKVHLNFLGRPWKEFSRTVFLNCSMEALVSKEGWLPWSEEFALATLYYGEYGNSGPGADLAGRVKWSSRIPVQHVGAYSVQNFIQGDEWLVSN, encoded by the coding sequence ATGTCTACCCGCGTCTTTCTCCTCACACTCGCTCTCTGCATCTCTCTTTCCTCCGCCTCAGCCTCCGCCGCCCGCTTCCCCTCCATCCCCAAGCCCACCGCCACCGCGGCCGTATCTCCGATCCAACAAGCCTGCAAATCCACCCGCTTCCCTGACACATGTCGGGCCTCCCTGACCAAAAAAATCCATGACCTTCCCCCAAACCCTACCCCTCTCCAAACACTTCAACTAGCCCTCAATGTCTCCTCCGACGGCCTCAACACCGCCAAAAAGATGGTTTCCGACATTCTCAAAACCGCCGCCGGCAGCCAGAACCGCACAACCGCCGCCAAAAACTGCCTCGATTTTCTACAAAATTCCGAGTACCGTATTTCACTCACCAATGACGGCCTCTCAAGTGGCCGTACGAAGACCGCACGAGCCGCCATGAGCTCCGCCCTGATGTACCAGTACGACTGCTGGTCCGCCTTCAAGTACGCCAACGACACCCAGTTAGTCGTCTCCACCATGTCGTTCATTAACGACACGCTGACCGTGGACTCCAGCAACGCCCTTAGCATGATCTTCTCCTACGAAAACTTCGGAAACGACACCAAGTCCTGGACCCCGCCCAAGACCGAGCGAGACGGGTTCTGGGAACCTGTCACGCCCGGATCACATAAGTCCCCTCCAGAACTTTCGATACCGAAAAATCTGATGGCGGACGTGACTGTTTGCAAGGACAAAGGTGTTAAGTGTTACCGGACCATACAGGAGGCGGTGAACGCGGCGCCGGAAAACTCCGACAAGAAATTCGTGATTCAGATAAATGCCGGGGTGTATGAAGAGATTGTTAAGGTTCCTCTAGGGAAGAGAAATGTTGTGTTTTTAGGGCAAGGGATGGGCAAAACAGTAATTACAGGTTCTTTGTTTGTGGGCCAGCCGGGAATTTCTACCTACAACTCCGCCACCGTGGGCGTTTACGGCGACGGCTTCATGGCCAGAGACGTCACATTCCAAAACACGGCGGGCCCCGACGCCCAGCAGGAGGTTCACCAGGCGGTGGCTTTCCGATCAGACAGTGATCACTCCATCATAGAAAATTGTGAGTTCCTAGGGCACCAAGACACTCTCTACGCCCACGGCAACCGCCAGTTCTACAAGTCATGCAAAATTCAAGGCAATGTAGATTTTATATTTGGAAACTCGGCTGCCATTTTCGAGGGCTGCACCATCCTCATTGCGCCGAGGCAAGTAAACCCCGAAAAAGGCGAGAAGAATGCCGTGACGGCTCACGGCAGGACCGACCCGGCGCAGGCCACAGGGTTCGTGTTCCGGAACTGCTTCATAAACGGAACGGAAGAGTACATGAAGTTGTACAACATTAACCCCAAAGTGCACTTGAACTTCTTGGGGAGGCCGTGGAAGGAGTTTTCGAGGACGGTGTTCTTGAACTGTAGTATGGAAGCTCTGGTTTCGAAAGAAGGGTGGTTGCCTTGGAGTGAGGAGTTTGCTTTGGCGACGCTTTACTATGGGGAGTATGGGAACTCGGGACCGGGGGCGGATTTGGCCGGTAGGGTGAAGTGgagtagccggattccggtacAGCATGTTGGTGCATATTCGGTGCAAAATTTTATTCAGGGAGATGAGTGGTTGGTTTCCAACTAG